A region of Pseudomonas sp. Marseille-Q3773 DNA encodes the following proteins:
- a CDS encoding MFS transporter: MRPVLTRWTTLLLAITSAMAVATVYFAQPLLESMAADLNVAQQQIGWVVGATQAGYALGLLLIVPLGDLIDRKRLLLGQLLCSALALVGVGLAPSWPLLLMTLAVTGLMAVMVQVMVAHAASLAAPGQQGRAVGTVTSGVVLGILLARLVSGGLADLAGWRSVYLVAAGLLALMALVLWRCLPAGQPVTLQPGYRALIVAQFSLYRHDRLLRQRGLFGVLIFAAFSVLWSAMVMPLSAAPLALSHSEIGLFGIAGVAGALAAGRAGRLADQGLGERTTGLALVLLTLSWLPTAFVGHSLTLFVLGVLMLDLAVQAVHVTNQSLLLAGRSAMASRLIGAYMGCYSLGSGLGAVLASWVFARWGWAAVCGLGMAISAVALGYWLWLRRARAAEAALQCSGQNL; this comes from the coding sequence ATGCGCCCTGTGCTGACTCGCTGGACAACGCTGTTGCTCGCCATTACCAGCGCCATGGCCGTGGCGACCGTGTATTTCGCCCAGCCTCTGCTCGAATCGATGGCCGCCGACCTGAATGTGGCGCAGCAGCAGATCGGCTGGGTAGTTGGCGCGACGCAGGCGGGCTATGCGTTGGGGCTGCTGCTGATCGTGCCACTGGGGGACCTGATCGACCGCAAGCGCTTGTTGCTTGGGCAGTTACTCTGCTCGGCCCTGGCATTGGTTGGTGTAGGCCTGGCACCCAGCTGGCCGCTGCTGTTGATGACGCTGGCCGTTACCGGACTGATGGCGGTCATGGTGCAGGTAATGGTGGCGCATGCGGCAAGTCTTGCTGCACCCGGCCAGCAAGGGCGGGCGGTGGGCACGGTCACCAGTGGGGTGGTGCTGGGTATTCTGCTGGCGCGGCTGGTCTCGGGCGGGCTTGCCGACCTGGCCGGTTGGCGCAGCGTATACCTGGTAGCCGCCGGGCTGCTGGCGCTGATGGCGCTGGTGCTGTGGCGGTGCTTGCCGGCGGGACAGCCGGTGACGTTGCAGCCTGGCTACCGGGCGCTGATCGTGGCCCAGTTCAGCTTGTATCGGCATGACCGCCTGCTACGCCAACGCGGGTTGTTCGGTGTGTTGATCTTCGCCGCATTCAGCGTGCTGTGGAGCGCCATGGTGATGCCCCTGAGTGCCGCGCCCTTGGCGTTGAGCCATAGCGAGATCGGCCTGTTCGGCATCGCCGGTGTGGCGGGCGCGTTGGCAGCGGGGCGCGCCGGTCGCCTGGCCGACCAGGGGCTGGGCGAACGTACCACCGGGTTGGCGCTGGTCCTGCTCACGCTGTCATGGTTGCCAACGGCCTTCGTCGGGCATTCTTTGACGCTGTTCGTGTTGGGAGTGCTGATGCTGGATCTTGCCGTGCAGGCGGTGCATGTCACCAACCAGAGCCTGCTGCTGGCCGGACGCAGCGCGATGGCCAGCCGCTTGATCGGTGCGTACATGGGTTGCTATTCGCTGGGCAGTGGGCTGGGGGCGGTGCTGGCGAGCTGGGTGTTTGCCCGTTGGGGGTGGGCTGCGGTGTGCGGCCTGGGCATGGCCATCAGCGCGGTTGCGCTGGGGTATTGGCTGTGGCTGCGGCGGGCGAGGGCGGCCGAGGCCGCCCTGCAGTGTTCAGGTCAGAACTTGTAG
- a CDS encoding OmpW family outer membrane protein — protein sequence MNKTLLGASLVALALAAPAAHAYQAGDMILRAGAITTAPNESSGDLKFDGNKVSGTKATLDSDTQLGLTFAYMLTDHVGLELLAATPFKHTVGVKGLGGGLDGKLADIKQLPPTLSLQYYPMEPSSRFQPYAGVGINYTLFFDEDLSSARKQQGFSNLKLQDSVGIAGQLGMDYMLTDNLLVNAAVWYVDIDTKASVDGPSALGYSKTKVNVEVDPWVYMVGLGYKF from the coding sequence ATGAACAAGACCTTGCTCGGCGCCTCACTCGTGGCCCTTGCGCTCGCCGCACCTGCCGCCCACGCTTATCAGGCAGGCGATATGATCCTGCGCGCCGGCGCCATCACCACCGCTCCCAACGAAAGCAGCGGCGACCTCAAGTTCGATGGCAACAAGGTTTCGGGCACCAAGGCAACCCTGGACAGCGACACCCAGCTGGGCCTGACCTTCGCCTACATGCTCACCGACCACGTCGGCCTGGAGCTGCTGGCGGCCACCCCGTTCAAGCACACCGTCGGGGTCAAGGGCCTGGGCGGCGGCCTGGATGGCAAGCTGGCAGACATCAAGCAGCTGCCACCGACCCTGTCGCTGCAGTACTACCCGATGGAGCCAAGCTCCAGATTCCAGCCGTATGCCGGCGTCGGCATCAACTACACCCTGTTCTTCGATGAAGACCTCAGCAGCGCCCGCAAGCAGCAGGGCTTCAGCAACCTGAAGCTGCAGGATTCGGTCGGTATCGCCGGCCAGCTGGGCATGGACTACATGCTCACCGACAACCTGCTGGTCAACGCCGCGGTCTGGTACGTCGACATCGACACCAAAGCCAGCGTCGACGGCCCGTCGGCACTGGGCTACAGCAAGACCAAGGTCAACGTTGAAGTCGACCCGTGGGTATACATGGTCGGCCTTGGCTACAAGTTCTGA
- a CDS encoding DUF3299 domain-containing protein yields the protein MIRNLSAFFAGNPAKRPARHTLLILLLTVAMPLWAVEPRELDWPSLIPEGAPVIPPQLAPLHDMSQLGDALSESAPPARQQAPDAPVVKSLDGQQIKLPGYIVPLEVSEQGRTTEFLLVPYYGACIHVPPPPSNQIVHIFSEMGVRIEDLYQPYWIEGKLQVRASTSELADAGYQMEAEKIYAYELK from the coding sequence ATGATCCGCAACCTCAGCGCTTTTTTCGCGGGTAACCCCGCGAAGAGGCCCGCACGACACACACTGCTGATTCTGCTGCTGACAGTGGCAATGCCGCTGTGGGCGGTCGAACCCCGCGAACTGGACTGGCCTTCCCTGATCCCCGAAGGCGCCCCGGTCATCCCGCCGCAACTCGCGCCGCTGCACGACATGTCCCAACTCGGCGACGCCCTGTCCGAATCGGCGCCTCCGGCGCGCCAGCAGGCCCCCGACGCGCCAGTGGTGAAAAGCCTCGACGGCCAGCAAATCAAGCTGCCCGGCTACATCGTTCCGCTGGAGGTGAGCGAACAAGGCCGCACCACCGAGTTTCTGCTGGTCCCCTACTACGGCGCGTGCATACATGTGCCTCCACCACCGTCGAACCAGATCGTGCACATCTTCAGCGAAATGGGCGTGCGCATCGAGGACCTCTACCAGCCTTACTGGATCGAGGGAAAGCTGCAAGTCAGAGCCTCCACCAGCGAACTGGCGGATGCCGGCTACCAGATGGAAGCCGAAAAAATATACGCTTATGAGCTGAAGTGA
- a CDS encoding ABC transporter permease — protein sequence MYLLRLALASLANRRFTAFLTAFAIALSVCLLLAVERVRTEARASFASTISGTDLIVGARSGSVNLLLYSVFRIGNATNNIRWDSYQHYANDPRVKWAIPISLGDSHRGYRVMGTTGDYFSHYQYGRRQHLELSQGRAFADDPFEVVLGAEVADALHYTLGDKLVLAHGVAAVSLVKHDDKPFTVVGVLKRTGTPVDRTLHISLGGMEAIHIDWHNGVPARGAGRISAEQARTMDLQPAAITAFMLGLNNKIATFSLQREINEYRNEPLLAILPGVALQELWSLMGTAEQALFVVSLFVVLTGLIGMLTAILTSLNERRREMAILRSVGARPWHIAGLLVLEALSLAAVGIIAGLGLLYAGIALAQGYVQANYGLYLPLALPSAHECTLLAIILGAALLMGSVPAWRAYRQSLADGLSIHL from the coding sequence ATGTACCTGCTCCGCCTTGCCTTGGCCAGCCTGGCCAACCGCCGTTTCACTGCGTTCCTCACTGCCTTTGCCATCGCCCTTTCGGTGTGCCTGTTGCTGGCCGTGGAGCGGGTACGTACCGAGGCCCGTGCCAGCTTCGCCAGCACCATCAGCGGCACCGACCTGATCGTCGGTGCCCGCTCCGGCTCGGTGAACCTGTTGCTGTACTCGGTGTTTCGCATCGGCAACGCCACCAACAACATCCGCTGGGACAGCTACCAGCACTACGCCAATGACCCGCGGGTAAAGTGGGCCATCCCCATCTCGCTGGGCGACTCGCACCGCGGCTATCGGGTGATGGGCACTACCGGCGACTACTTCAGCCATTACCAGTACGGCCGCCGCCAGCACCTGGAGCTCAGCCAGGGTCGCGCGTTTGCCGATGACCCGTTCGAGGTGGTACTCGGTGCCGAAGTGGCTGATGCGTTGCACTACACGCTTGGCGACAAGTTGGTACTGGCGCACGGTGTGGCCGCAGTCAGCCTGGTCAAGCACGACGACAAACCGTTCACCGTGGTCGGCGTGCTCAAGCGCACCGGCACGCCGGTGGACCGCACGCTGCATATCAGCCTGGGCGGTATGGAAGCCATCCACATCGACTGGCACAACGGCGTGCCGGCCCGGGGTGCCGGGCGCATCAGTGCTGAACAAGCGCGCACGATGGACCTGCAACCTGCCGCCATCACCGCCTTCATGCTTGGCCTGAACAACAAGATTGCCACCTTCAGCCTGCAGCGGGAAATCAACGAATACCGCAACGAGCCACTGCTGGCGATCCTGCCCGGGGTGGCGCTGCAGGAATTGTGGAGCCTGATGGGCACTGCCGAGCAGGCGCTGTTCGTGGTCTCGCTGTTCGTGGTGCTGACCGGTCTGATCGGCATGCTTACGGCGATCCTCACCAGCCTGAACGAGCGTCGGCGGGAGATGGCGATACTGCGCTCGGTTGGCGCCAGGCCCTGGCATATCGCTGGGCTGCTGGTACTCGAAGCATTGTCGCTGGCAGCAGTCGGGATCATCGCCGGGCTTGGCCTGCTGTATGCCGGTATCGCCCTGGCACAGGGGTACGTGCAGGCCAACTATGGCTTGTATCTGCCACTGGCCCTGCCGAGCGCTCATGAGTGCACATTGCTGGCTATCATCCTTGGGGCCGCGCTGCTGATGGGCAGCGTGCCGGCGTGGCGGGCCTATCGGCAGTCGCTGGCCGATGGCCTGTCCATTCACCTTTGA
- a CDS encoding ABC transporter ATP-binding protein, translated as MRQPLIELRDLVFAWPGQPALLDIPVFQLDAGEALFLKGPSGSGKTTLLALLGGVNVPGQGRIQLLGQDLGSLGQGARDRFRVDHTGYIFQQFNLLPFLSVRENVELPCRFSRKRRARAEQRHGSVDQAASTLLAHLGLHDPALLARRADSLSIGQQQRVAAARALIGQPELVIADEPTSALDADTREAFIRLLFDECRAAGASLLFVSHDQSLAPLFDRHLSLAELNRAAKPREA; from the coding sequence ATGCGCCAGCCGTTGATCGAACTGCGCGACCTGGTATTCGCCTGGCCAGGCCAGCCCGCGCTGCTGGACATCCCGGTGTTCCAGCTGGACGCTGGCGAGGCCCTGTTCCTCAAGGGCCCCAGCGGCAGCGGCAAGACCACCTTGCTGGCCTTGCTGGGCGGGGTAAACGTGCCGGGCCAGGGGCGCATCCAGTTGCTCGGCCAGGACCTCGGCAGCCTGGGCCAGGGCGCGCGTGACCGCTTCCGGGTTGACCACACCGGCTATATCTTCCAGCAGTTCAACCTGCTGCCGTTCCTCTCGGTACGCGAAAACGTCGAGCTGCCCTGCCGCTTCTCGCGCAAGCGCAGGGCCCGCGCCGAGCAACGCCATGGCAGTGTCGACCAGGCGGCCAGTACGCTGCTGGCGCATCTGGGCCTGCACGACCCCGCCCTGCTCGCCCGCCGCGCCGACAGCCTGTCGATCGGCCAGCAGCAACGGGTTGCCGCTGCCCGCGCGCTGATCGGCCAGCCCGAGCTGGTGATCGCCGACGAGCCGACCTCGGCGCTGGATGCCGACACCCGCGAAGCGTTCATCCGCCTGCTGTTCGATGAATGCCGCGCCGCTGGTGCCAGCCTGCTGTTCGTCAGCCATGACCAGAGCCTGGCGCCGCTGTTCGACCGCCACCTGTCGCTGGCCGAACTCAACCGTGCCGCCAAGCCCCGGGAGGCCTGA
- a CDS encoding DUF2796 domain-containing protein, whose protein sequence is MRRLLLALPFALLPLAVAQAHDDDHDHDHAHGTLGAHEHGVARLNAVLDGSTLELELDSPAMNLVGFEHAARSDADKAKVAAVRQQLEQPLKLFGLAAAAGCKEDQQELESPLFGDAPKADDDDHDHDHEHEHEHAHSDIGAHYQLTCASPDKLTQLDLAPLFKAFPATQKINVQLIGPNGQKGLETTPTKAAVAF, encoded by the coding sequence ATGCGTCGCCTGCTGCTCGCCTTGCCCTTCGCCTTGCTGCCCCTGGCCGTGGCCCAAGCCCACGACGATGACCATGATCATGACCACGCCCATGGCACCCTGGGTGCCCACGAGCATGGCGTGGCCAGGCTCAACGCCGTGCTCGACGGCAGTACCCTGGAACTGGAGCTGGACAGCCCCGCCATGAACCTGGTCGGCTTCGAACATGCCGCCCGCAGCGATGCCGACAAGGCCAAGGTCGCGGCAGTACGCCAGCAACTCGAGCAGCCGCTGAAGCTGTTCGGCCTGGCGGCAGCCGCCGGCTGCAAGGAAGACCAGCAAGAGCTGGAAAGCCCGTTGTTCGGTGACGCCCCGAAAGCTGACGACGACGATCATGACCATGACCACGAGCACGAGCACGAGCACGCACACAGCGACATCGGTGCCCATTACCAGCTGACCTGCGCCAGCCCGGACAAACTGACGCAACTGGACCTCGCACCGCTGTTCAAGGCCTTCCCGGCCACGCAGAAAATCAACGTGCAACTGATCGGCCCCAACGGCCAGAAAGGCCTGGAAACCACGCCGACCAAGGCAGCGGTCGCGTTCTGA
- the trxA gene encoding thioredoxin: MSQDTPYIFDATDATFQQLVIENSFHKPVLVDFWAEWCAPCKALMPLLAKIAEGYQGELLLAKINCDVEQQVVAQFGIRSLPTVVLFKDGQPVDGFAGAQPESAIRAMLEPHVQLPAAPAASPLEQAKALFAESRFAEAEALLQALLGGDNSNAEALILYARCLAERGELGEAQVVLDAVKTDEHKAALAGAKAQLTFLRQAASLPEVADLKSRLAQNPQDDEAAYQLSVQQLARQQYEAALDGLLKLFQRNRGYENGLPQKAMLQVFELLGGDHPLVSEYRRKLSAAMF; the protein is encoded by the coding sequence ATGAGCCAAGACACGCCGTACATTTTCGACGCCACCGATGCCACCTTCCAGCAACTGGTGATCGAGAACTCCTTCCACAAGCCGGTACTGGTCGACTTCTGGGCCGAGTGGTGCGCGCCCTGCAAGGCGCTGATGCCATTGCTGGCGAAGATCGCCGAGGGCTACCAGGGCGAGCTGCTGCTGGCCAAGATCAACTGCGACGTGGAGCAACAGGTGGTTGCCCAGTTCGGCATCCGCAGCCTGCCGACCGTGGTGCTGTTCAAGGATGGCCAGCCGGTGGACGGTTTTGCCGGTGCCCAGCCGGAGTCGGCGATCCGCGCCATGCTCGAACCGCATGTGCAGCTGCCTGCCGCACCTGCCGCCTCGCCGCTGGAGCAGGCCAAGGCGCTGTTCGCCGAAAGCCGCTTTGCCGAGGCCGAGGCGCTGCTGCAGGCACTTCTCGGGGGGGACAACAGCAATGCCGAGGCGTTGATCCTGTACGCCCGCTGCCTGGCCGAACGCGGTGAGCTGGGTGAAGCCCAGGTGGTGCTGGACGCGGTCAAGACAGACGAGCATAAAGCCGCATTGGCCGGTGCCAAGGCCCAGCTGACTTTCCTGCGCCAGGCCGCCAGCCTGCCGGAAGTAGCTGACCTGAAGAGCCGCTTGGCGCAGAACCCGCAGGATGACGAGGCGGCCTACCAGCTGAGCGTGCAGCAGTTGGCGCGCCAGCAGTATGAGGCGGCGCTGGACGGGTTGCTGAAGCTGTTCCAGCGCAACCGTGGTTATGAAAACGGCCTGCCACAGAAGGCGATGCTGCAGGTGTTCGAGTTGCTGGGCGGGGACCACCCGCTGGTCAGCGAGTACCGTCGCAAGCTTTCGGCGGCCATGTTCTGA
- a CDS encoding 50S ribosomal protein L11 methyltransferase gives MAPLALQQALSSLIGEARLVVSELPGCELKLWLVDDKNMDRAFSSDETRRILEDPPYWSFCWASGLAMARYLAERPQWVAGKRVLDFGAGSGIAGIAAARAGALEVVACDLDPLALDACRANAALNGVELGYSSDFFAEDDRFDLILVADVLYDRATLPLLDAFLDRGRQALVADSRVRDFSHPLYQQLGVLEALTLPDLAEPHEFRRVSLYHASRETL, from the coding sequence GTGGCGCCGCTTGCCCTGCAACAGGCGCTCAGCAGCCTGATCGGCGAGGCGCGCCTGGTCGTCAGCGAGCTGCCCGGCTGCGAGCTGAAGCTGTGGCTGGTCGATGATAAGAACATGGACCGCGCCTTCAGCAGCGATGAGACCCGGCGTATTCTGGAAGACCCGCCGTACTGGAGCTTCTGCTGGGCCAGCGGCCTGGCCATGGCCCGTTACCTGGCCGAGCGCCCGCAGTGGGTCGCTGGCAAGCGCGTACTGGACTTTGGCGCCGGCTCCGGTATCGCCGGCATTGCCGCCGCTCGCGCCGGTGCGCTGGAGGTGGTGGCCTGCGACCTTGACCCGCTGGCCCTCGATGCCTGCCGGGCGAATGCCGCGCTGAACGGCGTGGAGCTGGGTTACAGCAGCGATTTCTTCGCCGAAGACGACCGCTTCGACCTGATTCTGGTCGCCGATGTACTGTATGACCGCGCCACCCTGCCGCTGCTGGACGCCTTCCTTGACCGCGGCCGTCAGGCGCTGGTGGCCGACTCGCGGGTCCGCGACTTCAGCCACCCGCTCTACCAGCAGCTGGGGGTACTCGAAGCCCTGACCCTGCCGGACCTGGCCGAGCCACACGAATTCCGCCGGGTCAGCCTGTACCACGCCAGCCGCGAAACCTTATAG
- a CDS encoding YbaY family lipoprotein, producing MHYRALVVLCCAALLAACGSDRPKPDTPAAPTPARVAKPADVLGPLPAYQRELSGTLLEIPAGAEVELALLVIDERDRPQRLLASSNLTGTGQALPYQLRFNPEAFPAGARVELRGRASRSGQLILHLPPVRIIQAQTQATGPLRFEKAP from the coding sequence ATGCACTACCGAGCGCTCGTCGTGCTGTGCTGCGCCGCCCTGCTCGCCGCCTGTGGCAGCGACAGGCCGAAGCCCGATACCCCTGCGGCCCCCACGCCAGCCCGGGTGGCCAAGCCGGCCGACGTACTGGGCCCGCTGCCGGCCTACCAGCGCGAGCTGAGCGGCACCTTGCTGGAGATCCCGGCCGGGGCCGAGGTCGAACTGGCCTTGCTGGTCATCGACGAACGCGACCGCCCGCAACGCCTGCTGGCCAGCAGCAACCTGACCGGCACCGGCCAGGCCCTGCCCTACCAGCTGCGTTTCAACCCCGAGGCCTTCCCCGCCGGTGCCCGGGTCGAGCTGCGCGGCCGCGCCAGCCGCTCCGGTCAACTGATCCTGCACCTGCCGCCCGTGCGTATTATCCAGGCCCAGACCCAGGCCACCGGCCCGTTGCGTTTCGAGAAGGCGCCATAA
- the nrdR gene encoding transcriptional regulator NrdR — protein MHCPFCGANDTKVIDSRLVAEGEQVRRRRECVACGERFTTFETAELVLPRLIKQDGTRQPFDEEKLRAGMQRALEKRPVSVERLEAALAHIKSRLRATGEREVKSLVVGEMVMAELRKLDEVAYIRFASVYRRFQDLDEFREEIDRLAREPAKE, from the coding sequence ATGCACTGTCCCTTTTGCGGTGCCAACGACACCAAGGTCATCGACTCTCGCCTCGTCGCCGAGGGCGAGCAGGTGCGCCGCCGCCGCGAATGCGTGGCCTGTGGCGAGCGCTTCACCACCTTCGAAACGGCCGAACTGGTACTGCCCCGGCTGATCAAGCAGGACGGCACGCGCCAGCCTTTCGACGAAGAAAAACTGCGCGCCGGCATGCAACGGGCCCTGGAAAAGCGCCCGGTCAGCGTCGAGCGCCTGGAAGCCGCGCTGGCCCACATCAAGAGCCGTCTGCGCGCCACCGGCGAGCGGGAAGTCAAGTCGCTGGTGGTCGGTGAAATGGTCATGGCCGAACTGCGCAAGCTCGACGAAGTGGCCTATATCCGTTTTGCCTCGGTTTACCGGCGCTTCCAGGACCTCGACGAGTTCCGCGAAGAAATCGACCGCCTGGCACGTGAGCCGGCCAAAGAGTGA
- the ribD gene encoding bifunctional diaminohydroxyphosphoribosylaminopyrimidine deaminase/5-amino-6-(5-phosphoribosylamino)uracil reductase RibD — MPSQTAILDAHYMARALQLARQGLYSTHPNPRVGCVIVRDGEVVGEGWHVRAGEPHAEVHALRQAGERARGACAYVTLEPCSHHGRTPPCAEALVKAGVARVVAAMQDPNPQVAGQGLRRLAEAGIEVASGVLEGEARALNPGFLKRMEHGLPFVRAKLAMSLDGRTAMASGESQWITGPAARSAVQRLRARSSVVLTSAASVLADNARMTVRGAELGLDAETTALALSRAPLRVLVDGRLRLPLDAPFFQAGPALVVSAVADDPRYAAAGHELLSLPGDNAQVDLPALLRALAARGVNEILLEAGAGLVGAFARQGLIDEYQLFVAGTFLGSHARPLLDWPLDKMSDAPRLKITGMRAVGDDWLVTAVPLSAPGV; from the coding sequence ATGCCCAGCCAGACTGCCATCCTCGATGCCCACTATATGGCCCGCGCGCTGCAACTGGCGCGCCAGGGCCTGTACAGCACCCACCCGAACCCGCGTGTCGGCTGCGTGATCGTGCGCGACGGCGAAGTGGTCGGCGAAGGCTGGCACGTGCGTGCCGGCGAGCCGCATGCCGAGGTGCATGCCCTGCGCCAGGCCGGTGAGCGTGCCCGTGGTGCCTGTGCTTACGTCACCCTGGAGCCGTGCAGCCACCACGGCCGCACGCCGCCGTGCGCCGAAGCGCTGGTCAAGGCTGGCGTGGCGCGAGTGGTCGCCGCCATGCAGGATCCTAACCCGCAAGTGGCGGGGCAAGGCCTGCGGCGCCTGGCCGAGGCCGGCATCGAAGTGGCCAGCGGGGTGCTCGAGGGCGAGGCCCGTGCGCTCAACCCGGGCTTCCTCAAGCGCATGGAACATGGCCTGCCGTTCGTTCGCGCCAAACTGGCGATGAGCCTGGATGGCCGCACGGCCATGGCCAGCGGCGAAAGCCAGTGGATCACCGGCCCGGCCGCGCGTTCTGCCGTGCAGCGCCTGCGCGCCCGGTCCAGTGTGGTGCTGACCAGCGCCGCCAGCGTGCTGGCCGACAATGCGCGCATGACCGTGCGCGGCGCCGAGCTGGGCCTGGACGCCGAAACCACCGCGCTGGCGCTCAGCCGTGCACCGCTGCGCGTGCTGGTCGATGGCCGCCTGCGCCTGCCGTTGGACGCGCCGTTCTTCCAGGCCGGCCCGGCCTTGGTGGTGAGCGCTGTCGCGGATGACCCGCGCTATGCCGCTGCCGGCCACGAACTGCTCAGCCTGCCGGGCGATAATGCCCAGGTCGACCTGCCTGCGCTGCTGCGGGCCCTGGCCGCCCGTGGCGTCAACGAAATCCTGCTGGAGGCCGGTGCCGGCCTGGTCGGTGCCTTTGCCCGGCAGGGCCTGATCGACGAGTACCAGTTGTTCGTCGCTGGCACCTTCCTCGGCAGCCATGCACGCCCGCTGCTGGACTGGCCACTGGACAAGATGAGCGACGCGCCGCGGCTGAAAATTACCGGAATGCGCGCAGTGGGCGATGACTGGCTGGTCACGGCCGTCCCCCTGTCGGCGCCCGGCGTATAA
- a CDS encoding riboflavin synthase — protein MFTGIIESIGTIRSLTPKGGDVRVYVETGKLDLGDVKLGDSIAVNGVCLTAVELPGDGFWADVSVETLKRTAFIDLKSGSKVNLEKALTPTTRLGGHLVSGHVDGVGEIISRSDNARAIQFRVRAPKELAKYIAHKGSITVDGTSLTVNEVNGAEFELTIVPHTLSETIMADYRAGRRVNLEVDLLARYLERLLLGDKAAEPSKGSGITESFLAANGFLKS, from the coding sequence ATGTTCACCGGCATCATCGAATCCATCGGCACCATCCGCAGCCTCACCCCCAAGGGTGGCGACGTGCGCGTGTACGTCGAAACCGGCAAGCTTGACCTGGGTGACGTCAAGCTCGGCGACAGCATCGCCGTCAATGGCGTGTGCCTGACGGCCGTCGAGTTGCCGGGCGACGGCTTCTGGGCCGACGTCAGCGTCGAAACTCTCAAGCGCACCGCATTCATCGACCTCAAGAGTGGCAGCAAGGTCAACCTGGAAAAGGCCCTGACCCCCACCACCCGCCTGGGCGGGCACCTGGTCAGCGGCCACGTCGACGGGGTTGGCGAAATCATCTCGCGCAGCGATAACGCCCGCGCCATCCAGTTCCGTGTGCGTGCACCGAAGGAGCTGGCCAAGTACATCGCCCACAAGGGCTCGATCACCGTCGACGGCACCAGCCTGACGGTCAATGAGGTCAATGGCGCCGAGTTCGAGCTGACCATTGTCCCGCACACCCTGTCCGAAACCATCATGGCCGACTACCGCGCAGGGCGTCGGGTCAACCTTGAGGTCGACTTGCTGGCCCGTTACCTGGAGCGCCTGCTGCTGGGTGACAAGGCCGCCGAACCGAGCAAGGGCAGTGGCATTACCGAAAGCTTCCTGGCCGCCAACGGCTTCTTGAAATCCTGA
- the ribBA gene encoding bifunctional 3,4-dihydroxy-2-butanone-4-phosphate synthase/GTP cyclohydrolase II — MALNSIEELVEDIRQGKMVILMDDEDRENEGDIIMAAECCQPEHINFMAKHARGLICMPMTRERCETLKLPLMAPRNGSGFGTKFTVSIEAAEGVTTGISAADRARTVQAAAAKDAKAEDIVSPGHIFPLMAQPGGTLARAGHTEAACDLARMAGFEPSGVICEVMNDDGTMSRRAELEVFAAEHGLKIGTIADLIHYRMIHERTVQRVSEQLIESELGEFNLVTYRDAVEGDVHMALTLGKICAEEPTLVRVHNMDPLRDLLLVKQPGRWSLRAAMAAVAEAGSGVVLLLGHPLDGDVLLAHIRESAGEAPVKAPTTYSTVGAGSQILRDLGVRKMRLMSSPMKFNAISGFDLEVVEYVPSE; from the coding sequence GTGGCGCTCAACAGCATCGAAGAACTGGTCGAAGACATCCGCCAGGGCAAAATGGTCATCCTCATGGATGACGAAGACCGCGAGAACGAAGGCGACATCATCATGGCCGCCGAGTGCTGCCAGCCCGAGCACATCAACTTCATGGCCAAGCACGCCCGCGGCCTGATCTGCATGCCGATGACCCGCGAGCGTTGCGAAACGCTGAAGTTGCCGCTGATGGCGCCGCGCAACGGCTCGGGCTTCGGCACCAAGTTCACCGTGTCGATCGAAGCCGCCGAAGGCGTTACCACCGGCATTTCCGCCGCCGACCGCGCACGTACCGTGCAGGCCGCCGCGGCCAAGGACGCCAAGGCCGAAGACATCGTCAGCCCTGGCCACATCTTCCCGCTGATGGCCCAGCCCGGCGGCACCCTGGCCCGCGCCGGCCATACCGAGGCGGCCTGCGACCTGGCGCGCATGGCCGGCTTCGAGCCGAGCGGGGTGATCTGCGAAGTGATGAACGACGACGGCACCATGTCGCGCCGCGCCGAGCTGGAAGTGTTCGCCGCCGAACACGGCCTGAAGATCGGCACCATCGCCGACCTGATCCATTACCGCATGATCCACGAGCGCACCGTGCAGCGCGTTTCCGAGCAACTGATCGAGAGCGAGCTGGGCGAATTCAACCTGGTCACCTACCGTGATGCGGTCGAAGGCGACGTGCATATGGCCCTGACCCTGGGCAAGATCTGCGCCGAAGAGCCGACCCTGGTGCGCGTGCACAACATGGACCCGCTGCGCGACCTGCTGCTGGTCAAGCAGCCGGGCCGCTGGAGCCTGCGCGCCGCCATGGCCGCCGTGGCCGAGGCCGGTAGCGGCGTGGTACTGCTGCTGGGTCACCCGCTGGACGGCGACGTGTTGCTGGCGCACATCCGCGAAAGCGCCGGCGAAGCGCCGGTCAAGGCACCGACCACCTACAGCACCGTGGGTGCCGGTTCGCAGATCCTGCGCGACCTGGGTGTGCGCAAGATGCGCCTGATGAGTTCGCCGATGAAGTTCAACGCGATATCCGGATTCGATCTGGAAGTTGTAGAATACGTGCCCTCCGAGTGA